The following are from one region of the Nymphaea colorata isolate Beijing-Zhang1983 chromosome 7, ASM883128v2, whole genome shotgun sequence genome:
- the LOC116257341 gene encoding RING-H2 finger protein ATL74-like, with amino-acid sequence MTRCACWCRFGFSSGGNDDYDDVETNKGLKQKAIRAIPVGAFDAGACKSTNCSICLFEFLTGEQVRVFPLCGHCFHPSCIDTWLSSHSSCPSCRRLLLSRKTAAPPPPPSPLPPTVRRCQRCGLPENCSQAPAPDAAASGAGRECRPRVNYREGKKHGG; translated from the exons ATGACGCGCTGCGCCTGTTGGTGCCGCTTCGGCTTTAGCAGCGGCGGCAATGACGATTACGACGATGTAGAGACCAATAAGGGCCTCAAGCAAAAAGCCATCCGTGCTATTCCCGTCGGGGCCTTCGACGCCGGGGCCTGCAAGTCCACCAACTGCTCCATCTGCCTGTTCGAATTCCTCACCGGCGAGCAGGTGAGGGTCTTTCCCCTTTGTGGCCACTGCTTTCACCCATCCTGTATTGACACCTGGctctcctcccactcctcctgCCCATCCTGCCGCCGCCTTCTCCTCTCCCGAAAGACTGCCGCCCCTCCCCCTCCTCCGTCGCCACTGCCTCCAACCGTCCGGAGGTGCCAAAGATGCGGGTTGCCGGAGAATTGCTCTCAGGCGCCCGCCCCCGATGCCGCCGCCAGTGGCGCCGGTAGGGAATGTCGACCAAGAGTCAATTACAGAGAAG GAAAAAAGCATGGCGGGTAG